ACGTCGGAGACGTCCACCGCGAGAACCCGCCGTCCCCGCTCGGCCAGCGCCAACGCGCTACCCGACCGACCGCACGCCAGCTCCAGCACCGGTCCCTCCGGAAAGCCCGCCGCGAACGCCTCGGCCACGAACGGATGCGGTTCGAACGTCGGGGCCCCCTCCGCGTACCGGGCGTTCCACCGCGCCGCGTCGTCACGCCACGACTCCCGCGTCACCACGCCCTCACTCCTCCTCCTCGCGCGTCTCGCGCGAACGCCGACGCCGCTCCCGCTCGCGCCTGCTGTAGGCGGCGCGATACACCGCGTCCTCACTCTCCAAACTGGACCCCAGCGCGCCCGCGAACGTGCCCATGGAACTGGCCAGCCACGCCAGCGTGAGATAGTCGCCCAGGTCCGCGGGGTGTCCCAGGGAGCTCGCCAGGTACTGACTCTCGATCACCGTGAACGCGCCCGCGAACGTCACCAGGAACAGCAGCAGGTACCACGACGCGACTCCGATGGTCAACGACAGCACCGAGGCGGCGTTGTAGAGGACGGCCCGGAGCCTCCCCGGTCCGGTGGGTTCCCACAGGCGGTTGTAGGCGATCAACCACGTCACCATCGCGGCGACCGCGAGCAGACTGATGAGGAGGAGCCGCCTGTTGCTCAACGCGTCGGCGAGTGTCCAGATGCTGCTGTAGAAGATGCCGAACGCCGCGGCGGCCACCCCGGCCGCCAGCGCGGTGGACAGCTCGGGCACCAGCCGCCACGGCTTGTTGTCCCGCACCATGCCGCCCAGCAGCCGCAGCTTCCCCCGCCATCCCACGAGCGCGAGACTCACCTCGATCTCGGCGTCCGGGTTGTCGAGCCAGGTGACCGGTGTGAACCTCCCGCCCGCGCGCTGGCGTTCCCGACCGGCCCGGCCACCCACCATGCCCCGGCCGAGTTCCCCGGCGAGATAGAGCAGTGTGTCCCGAAGTCGGCGGCGCACCCCCACCACACCGAGCGCGGGCAACGACGCGAGCGCGACGCCGTGGCGGACACTGATGTCGGCCACCACCGGGGTGCCGTCCAGTTGCCGGGGTAGATCGGTGACACACACCACGAGGTCCCACTCGTACCGGGGCCGCACGACTCGCGCGAGGTTCAGCAGGGGCACCCTGCCCTCCTCGTCGAGTCGCAGGAACTCGGTGTGCGTGCGCACCTCCCACACGACCTTGTCGCTGACGTACTTCGTCAGCTCGTCCTCGAACTCGTCGACGAGCGCGTTCACCGCGTCACTCGGGGCGCCCGGATCGCACAGCAGACCGAGCACCACCCTGGGGAACTCCTCGTCGTCCAGTGCCGCGGGATGTGTGTCCTTTCCGGTCTCACTCACCCGCGGGGGCTACCCACGCCGCTCACCGGTTACGCGAGCGAGCGGGGTAGCAGCAGGGCGCAGAACGCGGTGGAGACCGGCAACATCGCCATGATCCGGAAGGCGCGCCCGTACCCGTCGGCGAAAGCCGTGGTCCCCGCCGTCCGGAACGGGACCCACCGCTACGCCGACACACTCGTGGCCATGAAGGACGGCCGGGTGATGGCGCGGGGCCCTTACACCGAACTGCTCACCGAGGAACCGCTGTCCGAGGTATTCGGATTGGATGCCACGATCGGTGGCGGGACCCCGCTCGTGGGGCCGATCAGCGCTTACCCGCGGTCACCGGGCGCTGAGCGCGGCTTCCGTCACCGGTTCCCGGGATCGGACCGCCCGACGAAGTAGGCGATGAGCGCGATGACGGACTGGAGCACGCAGAGCACCATGATCATGATCCAGCCGACCGCGGCTTCCTGTTCCGCGGGCATTGTGAAGGTGCTGAACATCGCCTCCAGGGTCACCCCGACACTGAGGGCGGGCACGATCGGACCGGGCACCGTTCGTTCCCTGCCTCCCGGCAGCGCACCGAGCAGAGCCACGAACCCCGCAGTGAACAACAGTGCCGGGGTCAGCCCCGCACCGCCCTCGTAGATCGACACGGAGTAGACGGCACCGAAGTAGTCCTCACCGAGATCGGCTGCGGCCTCCACCGCCGGAGCGAAACCGAGGAAAAGCGCGACCAGTCCGATGGCGAACGTGGCGAGGTGCAACCAGTGCGTGACCCCGAGCCCGGACCGTGCCGGCACGAGCCGGTATCCGGGCGGCACCGGGTAACCCGGCGGCGTGGACGGTGGTGGCGGTGGTGGTGACGGCGGTGGGAAGTATCCGGAGTCGCTCACAACTAGTGGACGGGGCAAACATCTCCACGGTTCCAGTGGTCAACCGGTGACCTCCTTCGCCAGCGCCGCGTCGAGGCGCACCCGGACGAGTGCCGCCGCGAGCCGAGCGAGCTCGGCGTCCTTCACCAACGCGGCGAGGGCATCGATGTCGGTGGGCAGGCCGACGCGTTCGGCACCTTCACGCGCCTTCCGGTCGAGATACGGGCGCACCCACGGCCACACGGCCTGCACCTCCCGGCAGAAGATGTCGGCGCCCACGGGCCCGATGCCGGGGACCTGACACAGCAGTCTCCGCAGGACGGCGACGTCGCCGTCCGCGCATCTCGCCATGCGACGGAGGTCGGAGCGGTACTCCTCCACGAGGAACTCCGCACCCTTGCCCAGGGTCGTGGCGGTGCTCTCGTCGTAGCGCACGTAGCGTCCCCGCCCCAGCGCCTCCACCCGCTCCCGCCACGACGCGGCGAGCGTGCCCCGAGGTGTTCGGCAGCCCGCCGAGAAGAGCTCACCGGCCGCGGCCACGGCGATGTCGGCCTTGATCCGCGCCGACAACAGCACCGCCAGCACCAGCAGCTGGTAGAGCGGCGACGGGGTGTCGGCGAGCGTGATCCCGGCCTCGTCGGCGTAGGTCCTTCCCGCCACCCGCAAAAGCCGTTTCGCCGTACGAGCCGGGTCCGGCGTTCCGCTCATCCTCCAGCGGTACCCCGCCGATCACCGTTCGTCACCCGCTACTCCGATCCGTCGAGCGGCACTCCCAAAAGTGATCCAAGTTACATAGGGTGTGGAGCCCGCGGAGACCGAGGAGGACAACGGTGACCACTCAGCAATCCGTCGCGGCCCGAGCGGAGGGCCAGACCATCGCCCGGCTTCTTCGTCGCAACGCCACCGAGTTCGGCGACCTTCCCGCTCTGACCTCACTCGACGAACCCGACAGCCCCACCCTGAGCTGGGCACAGGTGCGCGACCACGTCGCCGCCGTGGCCCGAGGCCTGGACGACCTCGGACTCCGTGCCGGCCAACGAATGATGATCATGTCCCCGAATCGGCCGGAACACCTCATCGTCGATCTGGCCGCCGCCAACCTCGGCGCCATCCCGTGCACGGCGTACTTGACGTTGAGCAGCGAGCAAATCCGCTACGTGGTCAACCACAGCTCCGCGCCGATCGCCGTGCTCGCCGGAGCCGACGAACTCGCTCGCTGGCAACCGGTCC
The window above is part of the Saccharomonospora glauca K62 genome. Proteins encoded here:
- a CDS encoding DUF5336 domain-containing protein, translated to MSDSGYFPPPSPPPPPPSTPPGYPVPPGYRLVPARSGLGVTHWLHLATFAIGLVALFLGFAPAVEAAADLGEDYFGAVYSVSIYEGGAGLTPALLFTAGFVALLGALPGGRERTVPGPIVPALSVGVTLEAMFSTFTMPAEQEAAVGWIMIMVLCVLQSVIALIAYFVGRSDPGNR